CTACAATACAGATTTTAAAAATAAAAAAATAGTTAAAAAATTATGCAGTGCCCCAAGCCATAAGAAACAAAGGCTTAGGTTTCTGTTAAGTCTAAAGTGGTTCTTTGAGCAATTTATTATGTCTCTAATTATTAGAAAATATTTTAGAGAAATAGCAGGAATTATTAAAGGCAAGTTTGCTTTGTTAAAAAGAAAAAAGCTGAGGCAGGCTTTTAACTGGCATTCATAAACTAAGCTTTGACAGCTATTCTGCCGCTATGGTCTATCCTATTCAGCAAAATTGATATATTTTTTTCAGAGAAATACTGTTCTACTGGCTCCCTGGCTCCTTTAAAAAATCCGTAATCATCTATTATTAAAACTCCTCCCTTCACTAGCCTCGGATAAAGATACTTAAGTTCATGATATGTAGATTCGTACCAATCTGTATCAAGTCTAAGCAAAGATATTTTAGAGGGCGCTGTTTTGGGCAGGGTGTCTTCTACCTTGCCTTTAACATATTTTATTTTATCAGGGGGATAACGGGTTGACTTCATATTTTTCCGGACTTCCTTAAAGGGGGCATATGCCCAGTCATTATGATCTTTTTTGTTCTGAGAGTGCCATATTTTTAGCGTGCTTGAATTATTATAAGCAAACCTGTCCTTTTCCGTTGGTTTGGTCATGCCTGTAAATGTGTCGTAAAGATATAAGTCTCTTCCGGCATCCCCTTTGGCCTTTAGGGAATACGCCATCAACATTGCGCTGCCGCCCTTCCATACACCGCATTCTACAAGCGCACCCTTTTTCCCGGAGTCAACAACATATTGTACTGCTTTGTATAAGGCAAACATTCTCTCCTTGGAAGTTAAAGTATAAGATTTGCATCTTTCATATAGATGCACAAAGCCTCGGTCCATATCCTTCGGCAGCTTAGCCGTGCTTATCCTATATCCTAGTAAATTAAAAGAGCTATTGACTAATTTTTTTATTATTTTAATCCCTTTCATCTTATATTAGCAAAATTTAGTATTCGAAAAGCATTTAAATATCTTTCAGTTTTTTAAGAAGAATGATATCTAGAAGGCTTCGGTCTATATTAAAACTCATATTTGGATTTGCACTAATCATGCTTCTTTTTGTCAGGATTGATCTTTCTTCTTTAGTCA
The nucleotide sequence above comes from Candidatus Woesearchaeota archaeon. Encoded proteins:
- a CDS encoding macrocin O-methyltransferase; amino-acid sequence: MKGIKIIKKLVNSSFNLLGYRISTAKLPKDMDRGFVHLYERCKSYTLTSKERMFALYKAVQYVVDSGKKGALVECGVWKGGSAMLMAYSLKAKGDAGRDLYLYDTFTGMTKPTEKDRFAYNNSSTLKIWHSQNKKDHNDWAYAPFKEVRKNMKSTRYPPDKIKYVKGKVEDTLPKTAPSKISLLRLDTDWYESTYHELKYLYPRLVKGGVLIIDDYGFFKGAREPVEQYFSEKNISILLNRIDHSGRIAVKA